A region of the Candidatus Binatia bacterium genome:
CAGATGCCGGATGGAGATTGTAGAGGGAGTCCGGCCTTTTTGTAAAGAGTCTTTAGAACGGCGCTTCCTCTTATGTTATCCCCGAAGGATCTCCGCGAGCGTCTCGACGTGGAAGGTGTGCGGGAAGAGATCCACCGGCCGGATGCGCTTGGCCCGATAGCCTTTCGTGCCCAGCGCCGCGAGGTCGCGCGCAAGGGTCGAGGGATTGCACGAGACGTAGAAAATCTTCTCCGCTCCAAACGAAGCCAGGTCGCCTTCCAGTCCTTTGGCGCCCGAGCGCGGCGGGTTGAGAATGATTTTGGCAAACGTTTCGCGCTTTTCGCTGAGGTGTCGGGCGGCCTTGGGAACGTGAGAGCGAACCCAGCGGATATTTTCCAAACCGTTCGCCTGGCTGTTGATTCTGCCGTTATCGATCGCCCGCGGATCGCCGTCAATTGCAATGATTTCCGTTGCGCGGCGGGCGATCGGCAGGGTAAAGTTTCCCGCGCCCGAGTACAGTTCGAGCACGCGGTCGCGGTTGGCGAACGCGCCCCACGCGAAAAGCTCGCCGACGAGCCGCCGGTTGCCCTCGCGGTTCGCCTGAATAAAGACCTCGGCGTCCACCTTCATGGTCAGGCCGGCGCCGCAGTCGACTGAGACTTTTCCCTCGCCCCACGCGCGTCTCCAGCCGCGTCCGAAGAGCACGAGTCCCCCGACTTCGTTATGCGAATCGAGGAAGCGCGCGCTCAGCGCATCGTCTTGAGAGGCGATGTCGCCATCGACTTTTCCCACCAGCACGACGCGATCGCCCGTATCGCTTTCGACGATTTCCACTTCGACGATCCGCGACTTGAGCCCGACGGTCCACTCTCTGGCGTCTTGTAGACGGAGGTCGGCGTTCGTCGTCGCGATCAGGCAGGATGCGACTTCGATCAAGTCGTGGCTGAAGGCGCGGTGAAAGCCCAGCCGTCCGTCGCCGTCCCTGTGAAGACGGATGCGGCGGCGATAGCGATACTCCTGCGGCGAGGGGAGGATCGGCAGCAACTCGAATCCTTCGATTTTGCCGATGCGGCGGAGCGCGTCCTCGACGCTCTTTGTCTTCGCCGCAAGCTGCGCCTCGTACCGGATGATCTGCCACGGGCAACCACCGCACGCGCCGACGTACGGGCAGGGGGGCTCCCGTCTATCCGGCGATGGTTGAATCAGCCTGACCAACTCCCCGACGGCGTAGTTCTTTTTCTCCTCGACGATGCGGATCTCTACTTCGTCGCCCGGAATGGCCATCGGCGTCATGATGACCCGGCCATCGTGGCGCGCGACTCCGTACGGCCCGTAGGCGAGCGCGTCGATTTTCACCCGGACGGTGTTCGTGGCATTCATCGCAACCTGCATGTTATAAAACAGACTGCCTTCGGATTCGAGCTATTATAAGGAATAGGCCGCAACATGGAAGCCGTTCGCGATCCGCGACTGATCAAAGGCATCGACGAGTTCAACAATCGGTTGTTCTTCGAATGCCACGAGAGCCTGGAGGAGATCTGGCTCGAAGAGCACGGCGAAGACCGCGCGTTCTACCAGGGACTGATTCAGATCGCCGCCGGCTATTTAAAGTGGGAGCAGGGCGTTCTCATCGGCGCGATCAAGCTCTGGCGCACGGGTCTGGCAAAGCTCGAAGCCTATCCGGCGGTCCATATGGGCGTGGATTTGGCTGCTCTTACGTACACAGTCAAAGCCCACCTGGCGCTGGTCGAGGCGGCGCATGCGCGAGGAGAAGACGTTGTGGAACTGGAAGTTCCGATTTTGTCTCTGACCGATTCCTAAGGGAGAGAACAGTAGGCTGC
Encoded here:
- the rlmD gene encoding 23S rRNA (uracil(1939)-C(5))-methyltransferase RlmD, whose amino-acid sequence is MNATNTVRVKIDALAYGPYGVARHDGRVIMTPMAIPGDEVEIRIVEEKKNYAVGELVRLIQPSPDRREPPCPYVGACGGCPWQIIRYEAQLAAKTKSVEDALRRIGKIEGFELLPILPSPQEYRYRRRIRLHRDGDGRLGFHRAFSHDLIEVASCLIATTNADLRLQDAREWTVGLKSRIVEVEIVESDTGDRVVLVGKVDGDIASQDDALSARFLDSHNEVGGLVLFGRGWRRAWGEGKVSVDCGAGLTMKVDAEVFIQANREGNRRLVGELFAWGAFANRDRVLELYSGAGNFTLPIARRATEIIAIDGDPRAIDNGRINSQANGLENIRWVRSHVPKAARHLSEKRETFAKIILNPPRSGAKGLEGDLASFGAEKIFYVSCNPSTLARDLAALGTKGYRAKRIRPVDLFPHTFHVETLAEILRG
- a CDS encoding DUF309 domain-containing protein, which encodes MEAVRDPRLIKGIDEFNNRLFFECHESLEEIWLEEHGEDRAFYQGLIQIAAGYLKWEQGVLIGAIKLWRTGLAKLEAYPAVHMGVDLAALTYTVKAHLALVEAAHARGEDVVELEVPILSLTDS